The Nocardia sp. NBC_01503 sequence GTTGTTGGTAGTCAACAAGATCGACGCCCTCGACCCCATGCGGCTGACCGAGCTGCGCGGCTGGCTCCCCGAGGCCGTCTTCGTTTCGGCGGCGACCGGCCAGGGCCTGGACGTGCTGCGTGAACGCCTGGACAAGGTCCTCGGCGGCCTGGTGGAGGTCAGCATCCTGCTGCCCTACACCCGAGGCGACCTGCTGGCCCGCATCCATGCCGACGGCCGCATCCTCACCACCGCACACGAGGCGGACGGCACCCTGGTTCGAGCCAAGGTCCCGGTGGCCCTCGCGGGCCTGCTCGGCGAATACGCCCACGCGGGCGTAGACGTGAACGCGGCCGCAGACACCGAACCATCCGCGGTCGATTGATCGGCATGCCGGGCAGTGCGATCTCTGCCCGGTGACCTGGCTCTCTTCTGCTCCGGGTGATTCCGTCCCGCGCAGGGTATTTCGTTAGCATGCCGTTATCGGAAATCTCTGCAGGGAGGGATGTCTTGTCTCGAAATGACGATCAATTGACCGAGACTCGGGGGCTCACCGACGGTGCGCCATCGCACGTCGAATTGACCGACACGGATCGCCGGGCCATCGAACTACTGGTGGCGCCTTCGCGCGCCTGGTTCAGTCCGCGGTTCTACGGTCTGGAGAATTTCCCGCTGGACGGCCCGGTGCTGCTGGTGGGAAATCACACGCTGGCGGGTGGTACGGATGCCCCGCTGCTGGCGGCGGAGATTCTGGCCAAGCACGACCGGCTGGTGCGGGGCCTGGCCGAGAATGTGCTCATCGATGTGCCGGTGCTGCGAGATGCCTTGCATCGCTTGGGAATTGTGCGCGGGAACCGGCACAACTGCACCACGCTGCTGGAGCAGGGTGAGGCGGTGGCGGTCTTCCCGGGCGGAGGTCGCGAGGCCATGCGCGGCAAGGGTCAGAAGTACCAACTGCTGTGGGAGGGCCGAACGGGCTTCGCGCGCATGGCGATTGCCACCGGCGCGCCGATCGTGCCGATCGCCATGGTGGGCGGCGATGACATCTACGACATCGTCTTCGACGGCAATCATCCGGTCATGAGCCCGCTGCGCAAGGTCGTCACGGGTCTGGGTCTGCGCGCGAATCTGACCCCGCCGCTGATTCGCGGCCTCGGTCCGACGCTGGTTCCCAAGCCGGAGCGCTTCTACTTCTCGCTCGGCACCCCCATCGACACCACCCCGTGGCGTGACGCCACCGATTCCGAGGCCGCCGCGCTGGAATTGCAGTCGGTGACCCGTAAGGCCCTCGAGGAGGAGCTCGCTTTCCTGCTCGCCGAGCGGGACCGCGATCGCGGCCGCAGCCTGCTGGGCCGCACCCTCTCCGGCCTCGGTCTCTGACCGCTAGGTTTACCGGGGTTCAGCTGCTTCGATCTGGACTGTCAAAGGCGACAGTCGCAGTTCGGACCTGTTTTTCAGGGTTCGAAGTTAACCCTGATTCGACTTTCGAGTACCGTATGGGCAGAGGCGATGTGCCGATGTGGTCACTCAGGAGGTTGGCGTGGAACGCACTATTTTCGAACCTGAACACGATCTGTTCCGGGAGTCGTTCCGAAAGTTTCTCGATCAGCATGTAGCCGCGCACCACGAGCAGTGGGAGCACGACGGCATCGTCGATCGCGCGGTCTGGCTCGAGGCGGGCAAGCAGGGCTTCCTGGGAATGGCCGTGCCGGAGGAGTTCGGCGGCGGCGGCGTGAAGGACTTCCGCTACAACGCCGTGGTCACCGAAGAGGTCACCTACGGCCAGTATTCGGGCCTGGGTTTCGGCCTGCACAATGACGTGATCGCGCCCTACCTGCTGGAGCTGGCGAACCAGGAGCAGAAGCAGCGCTGGCTGCCCGGCTTCTGTTCCGGCGAGATCATCACCGCCATCGCCATGACCGAACCCGGCACCGGTTCGGATCTGCAGGGCATCAAGACCCGCGCGGTGAAGGATGGCGACGACTGGATCCTCAACGGCTCCAAGACCTTCATCACCAATGGCATCAATGCCGATATCGTCATCGTGGTCGCGCAGACCGATCCGGACAAGGGCGCCATGGGTTTCTCGCTCCTGGTGGTCGAGCGCGATATGCCCGGTTTCGAACGCGGCCGCAACCTCGACAAGATCGGTTTGAAGGCGCAGGACACCGCCGAGCTGTCCTTCCAGGATGTGCGCGTCCCCGGTAAGAACCTGCTCGGTACCGAGGGCCAGGGCTTCATCCACCTCATGCAGAACCTGCCGCAGGAGCGCCTGTCCATCGCCGTCATGGCCGCCGCCGCCATGGAGGGTTCGCTGAAGAACACCATCCAGTACGTGCGCGACCGCAAAGCCTTCGGCAAACCGATTGGCGCACAGCAGAATACGCGCTTCGTACTGGCGGAGCTGGCCACCAAGACCACCGCTGTGCGCGTCTTCGTGGACCGCTGTATCGAACTCCTGAACGCCGAGAAGCTCAGCGTCGAAGAGGCCGCCATGGCCAAGTACTGGAGCACCGAGGAACAACTCGACCTCATCACCAAATGCCTGCAGCTGCACGGCGGCTACGGCTACATGCGCGAGTACCCGATTGCCAAGGCGTACATGGACGCTCGCGTGCAGACCATCTACGGCGGCACCACCGAGATCATGAAGGAGATCATCGGCCGTTCCCTGAAACTGGCCTGATACCAGACGGTTTCCAATCCGCGTCCGAGTAGCCGTCGGTGGAATTCCGGCGGCTATTGGCGCGAGAAACTGCCGAAGGACTCTGCCCCGCGTCGTCGATTTTGCGAATCATTAACCACACCAGCTTATCCGCGTGAATTCAAGAGCTTGTGGGGTGCGATGTGAACGTTGTCGAGGCACAGCGGAACGAGGGGGAGTCGGCCGTGGTCTGCGTAGCCGACATCTCTGTCGACGGCGGTACGGCGATGCCCATGATAGGTCTGCTCGGCCTGGACGGTGAGTTGGTGATTCCGACGGACTGGGACGATCCATTGGTGACCGACGCGGTCGGTCACGTGGTCCGGATCGAGTTGCGCCCGCCGTGGATTCGCATCGGGCCGGGCCGGGTGCAGTCGGTGCTGGAGGGCTGCCACGCCTGGCGGCTCGGCTACGGCGCCGTCGATGCGGCGGTCGAGACGCCGGGTCCGAGGGACGAGCCCGTACGGGTGGTCGTCTCGACCACCGTGCCCGCTTCGGTGCGTGCGAATTCTGTTGCGGCCGAAGCCGATCACGCCGATCCGACGCCGTGGTGCGCTGCCGCCGCGTGGGTGGGCGCGGGCGTACTGCTGGCAGGTTTCGTGGTCGGCTGGCTGCTGATCCGCGGTGGCCGTGGAGCTCAGTGCGGGTCGGCGTAGTAGTCGACGCGGAATACCGGATAGCGCTCGGCGATTCGGTGCAACTCGGCGTCGGAGGGATCGGTGGTGACGCCGAAGTAGTGTCGTGCCTCGAGCGCCGTGCC is a genomic window containing:
- a CDS encoding lysophospholipid acyltransferase family protein; protein product: MTETRGLTDGAPSHVELTDTDRRAIELLVAPSRAWFSPRFYGLENFPLDGPVLLVGNHTLAGGTDAPLLAAEILAKHDRLVRGLAENVLIDVPVLRDALHRLGIVRGNRHNCTTLLEQGEAVAVFPGGGREAMRGKGQKYQLLWEGRTGFARMAIATGAPIVPIAMVGGDDIYDIVFDGNHPVMSPLRKVVTGLGLRANLTPPLIRGLGPTLVPKPERFYFSLGTPIDTTPWRDATDSEAAALELQSVTRKALEEELAFLLAERDRDRGRSLLGRTLSGLGL
- a CDS encoding acyl-CoA dehydrogenase family protein codes for the protein MERTIFEPEHDLFRESFRKFLDQHVAAHHEQWEHDGIVDRAVWLEAGKQGFLGMAVPEEFGGGGVKDFRYNAVVTEEVTYGQYSGLGFGLHNDVIAPYLLELANQEQKQRWLPGFCSGEIITAIAMTEPGTGSDLQGIKTRAVKDGDDWILNGSKTFITNGINADIVIVVAQTDPDKGAMGFSLLVVERDMPGFERGRNLDKIGLKAQDTAELSFQDVRVPGKNLLGTEGQGFIHLMQNLPQERLSIAVMAAAAMEGSLKNTIQYVRDRKAFGKPIGAQQNTRFVLAELATKTTAVRVFVDRCIELLNAEKLSVEEAAMAKYWSTEEQLDLITKCLQLHGGYGYMREYPIAKAYMDARVQTIYGGTTEIMKEIIGRSLKLA